The genomic interval ATACTCAGAACAAAACTTCATGAGTGAAAATTGATGCTTTCGATGAGCATCACAAGTTAGTCATCTAAGCTACCAtggttttgagaaattttttgtttattcaggatggtttttgaaaatttcgatttgtGCAAGAACCGTTGCAGTTTTTGCAAATACGCTAGCGGCACAACAATTAGTGCATCCTTTACTGTCCAgcacaatcatttttttagaCAATTCCAAAATGGCGGAGCTACTCGAAAAAACCTTTTTTGGCTCtactttcgtcattttttgtcattttggCGTGGGCTTTTCGGCACAGTGCAGCACAAGTGTAGCACAATCTGGCACAATCAacatttttaaacattttaaaAATGGCGGAGCTAAGTTCACGGACATCTCTAATTGAGATTATCATGAATAAAGCACATATACCAGGAACACACGATTTACTGCGAACGTTGATCACCGAATATTTCgtagaaatttctgaattgtTTCCGAATTTTCTCACGCCGAAGCATCATTTCTTAATTCATTATCCTCGCCTAATGGCTCAAATGGGTCCTCTATGTAAACTCGCCTCAATGCGGTACGAGAGCAAACATAGGGAAGCAAAAATTACATCCCGTGTTTCAAATAGTCGAGTGAACGTCTGCAGAACGATTGCTGTAAAACATCAACTGAAATTGAACCATCGTTTCATGAACTACGCACCCTACGCCGACTATTCCCATGGTCCAGCTCGAAAGGTGATTTTGACTGAGTTACCCAACTTTGCAGAATTCTCTGTCGCATTGCCGTCAAATATCAGTCAAGTTGTTAATGTTACGGAATGGATAGAATTTTCAGGTCAACGTTTAAAGCGTAATTCGGTGTTGGTGATAGGTACTAGAAGTGgtccgaattttttcatcattcgaaCTATTTTGCTAGAAAAAACACATAAAATTGTACTAGTGGCAAAGACTATAAAGCAATGCCTTTTTAACGTTCATTATCAAGCGTATGAGGTTCTACATGCAGATGAGGAGGAATGGCGCTGTAGCGTGTGGTCGCGCTTTCGCTACGCAATGCGAATATCGCATAAAGTCACGGTTAATAATGGTAGTacttttgtaataaaaaattggtaGTAGTTATAAGTTTTGAAAgtgatacaaaaaatatgacgacttgcaataattatgatataattgaatattggatttgaataaaattaataagaatttaattaaatgaaaaattttcctagcgattaaatgaaaaataacccTTCCTAGATCGAATAATGATGTTCGTAAGATATCACTAAATGATATTTGCAAGGGAACAATTCTCAATTCTATATAGCACGTCCTACGTACCCAAGGAATGCGTTTATTAACATGTCAATCCGGTAGATATTGCCATACGCTGTAAACTATAGTTACAGCAAGGTGTAGGTCAACGAATAGTTCACTCATGTGGGGCAACTGCTACAGTTTCGGCGACGCATTGAGGCGCATACCCGTACATCGCATATTGCCATACAACCCAACAAAGCTTACCTTATTACGCTTGTAAACGATGACCGATCATAGGTTGATATTGCTTTGCAGTTCAGTATCTCAATGCTATATGTAATGTATACCTCGAAATACTCATTCGAGTGACGCGTGTTACTGTGCGTTGCATCGATTGCCATACAAACAAGGACTATGAGCTAAAAACACCGAGGGACATTATGACGTACGTAGATACGGGCTGCCATACAAATTTGGGCAATTAATACATAGATTTCGGGCACACAACGCCAGAAAATCGAACCCCATTTCTCTCAGTGCAGGCGATCGCCGCTCCGATCCCAGAGCCAATCGCCCAGCCCCACGTTGGGCGCCATTTTGTAACGGAATTTTTATATTGAGTGGCGCCAAACCAACGTAGTGCGGTAACAAAAAATGCCAAATCTGAGTGAAAGGGGTGTCAATCAGAAGTTGCCGACTTAAACCTGGGTTCgacttttgaaagaaaaataaaacccaaaaaaatgcAGAACTTTGACGCCGGGAAGGCAGCCCGTCGAGAAGACGAACTGAGGGCGGAAGTACGCAAATTAAGAGGAGCGTTGGAGGAAAGGATATCTGAATGTGCGGCGCGAAAGGCAAAGTAATGCGACTTGAAAACCGCCCTAGAAGAGACgtatcaagagactcggtagtctcgcgccaagtacattaaaaGAACACCGGAAGGCAACCGAGTATCCATACAGTCAAGAGATAGGCAAAGCGCTGTAGGACCGACTGTTTTATTTGGTATCCCCTAAATCATTAGCTCTTTGGGAAATTTGGATGCACTTTCGCAATATAAATCGCGGTATAGCTTTCATTTGAGCCTGATTTCAATAACATTGATGTTCGTAGAGATGTGATCTCATGATAGTTATTTATGCTGAGGCCGTTTCTACGATCGGAATAGGGACTTTAGTCATCTCTACTGTACCACTAGAGTCCTGTCGTCATTCAACACGTCTTTACGATCACCTCCTTGTGATCACAGTTTGACATCTGTCACAATACGCAAAACTCGATGATGGCATGGGTCGCATACAGCGCCGTGGCTAGGGGTGGTGCAATGGAGCAGCCGCACCAGGGCGCCTGTGAACGAGGGGCGCCCAAAACTGATctgattgtgaaaaatttcaccacagCGTCAAAGCGCCTAGGCGAGCGCGGCATGAGCGCCACACACATGCGTCTTCCACCCTAGTTCAGTGATCGGCGCGCTGAAACTAAAGCGCATTCCTCATTAGATGTCGCTCGTTCGCCGTACCAGACTCTCCTGACGTGCGAGCTCCTGCCACGAGTCTCTATAAGTCTATGGACACAAGTCTTCCACGCGGGACTGTACTGTACTATTGTTCCCTCATGATAGCTGCGTTTGCGCCGAATCAATTAGGCCAGAAGCATCTATCTGGAGTTAACGCTCGCCTGGTCCTTGATCGTACATGAATGTTAGACTGGGAGGGTACTACAAGCACTACTTATACTAGCTGCAAGATACTGTTACGTAGAAGCGCACAACAAACTAAATTCTGAACGGTTATGCTCGGATAATTCCGAAATCGAATTGTTTAGGAAGACATTAATATAATTTGTTAGTTTTCGTCACTtcacttttgtttttcaattatcataagatggatcgtaaaaaaaaatctggctGGGAATTTAGAAAAAAGCGACTAGCTCAGGAGAAAGAGCTGCAGAAATATAGTCCTATAAGCTCGTTTTTGACTAAACCTGAAACAATATCCAAAAATATCCCCAAAACTGTTCTTGAACCTACTTCGAGTTCCGACCGaatcaaaaatattatgaCATCGGAACCGTCATCTGTTGATTCCGAGTGCTGTAATTCATTAGCAGTTATAGAGAACATTATTTCTGATGCTGAATCTGATACAAATATAGAGCCATCCTCGAAACATCGTAAGATTTGTGATAATTCACATGCCCGAGATGATCACGATGTatctgtttttgaaaaaatttatgctgATCCGTCAACTTGGTCATCTCTTACTGATCAAAAAACGCGAGAGCTTATTGTTCGTAAGGGCCCGACGCAAATAAGAAATATAGATTTTCCAGTCCATAATGGAAGACGTTTTTCACCCGACTATTATGCGAGGAGTCTCAATAACGGTGAACTAGTAACAAGACCCTGGTTAATCTATTCGAAGCCGCATAATGCCGTCTTCTGTTTCTGTTGCGTTTTATTTCCTAACCGAAAATCAGCGGAACATGGTTGGCCAAAGACCGGATCTTCGGATTGGGTTCATTTGTCAcgaaatctttcaattcaTGAAAAGTCTGCCTCGCACGCAGCTGCATTTAAAGAATGGAAAGAATTCGATCTTCGCTTGCTCTCCAATCGCACGATTGATGCTGAAAATCAGCGTGCTATAGATCGTGAAATTACACATTGGCGTAGTGTTTTAGAGAGGATCGTAAGCATAATACAGTTCTTATCTAGTCAGTCACTTGCCTTCCGTGGTGCCTCTGAGAAGCTATACGAACACAACAATGGTAACTTCCTTAAACTCATAGAGTTATTCGCAAAATTTGATCCAGTTATGGCGAAACATATTTCATGCATAATTAATAAAGATACACGGCCCTATTATTTGAGTAACGTAATTCAGAACGAAATTATCTCATTGATCTCcaacaaaataagaaatgtTTTGTTGAACCTAATAAAGTCGGCGAAATACTATTCAATTATCCTAGATTGTACCCCTGATATAAGTCACGTCGAACAGATGTCAATCATTATTAGATTCGTGgcaaaacaagaaaattcaaatgaattcgAAGTCCGCGAGCATTTCCTGGGTTTTCTTCCAGTGTACGATTCCTTTGGAGAGGGCCTCACTACTACAATTTTTGAAGAACTTGCAAAATTAGATATTCCAATCGAAAATATGCGTGGTCAGGGGTATGATAACGGCGCTAACATGAAAGGAAAACGAGCAGGTGTACAAAACAGAATCTTGTCAGTGAATCCACGAGCCTTCTTCGTACCATGTTCGGCCCATACCTTGAATCTAGTAGTGAATgatgctgcttctgcttccgGAGAAAGTTGGGGATTTTTCCAGGCTGTCCAAAAGatctatacatttttttctagctCAACGTACAGGTGGgatgttttaaaaaaatacgttACATCTCTCACAGTAAAGTCTGTCAGTGATACTCGTTGGGAGAGTCGAATCGAGGCAGTTAAACCATTGAGGTATCAGTTGGGAGAAATTTACGACGCCCTACTGGAAATTTcgaatgataagaaaaaagaccATGTGACGCAGCATGAGGCAAGATCCTTAGCCATTTCGATTGCTGATTTTCGCTTTATTTGTAGTGTTGTTATTTGGTACGACATCTTGAGTAAGGTCAATGTCGTTTCAAAAATGCTGCAGAATCCAAAATTGAATCTTCTGGAATGTAGGAGTATGTTGCGTGAAACTGTTGCGTTCTTCAATCAATACCGAAGCGAAGGAGGATTCGCTACTGTATTGCAAGAAGCAACTGGAATTGCATCTGAGGTTGAAGTTGAGCCAATTGTCCGTGCTAACGCGATAGCTCGTATACGACGTAAGAAACGTACGTCCGATTACGAATGTGAAGATGAACCCATTTCTGACCCGAAGGATCGCTTCAAGGTTgacttcttttatttcatcatcgaTACGGCAATCAATTCAACTACAGAACGATTCCAGCTTTTGGAATCGCACTGCTCCATGTTTGAATTTCTGTATGACATCTACAGTTCAAAAGGAAGAGCTAAAGAGGAAATTATGAAAAGTTGTAAAGACTTGCATATAGCCTTGACTCACAGCGAAAGTATGGACACTGATGCAATTGAACTTTGCGATGAGCTGATAAACTTAGCTACGCTATTGTCGTCGAGTCAAACTCCAATTCAATGTATCAATTATATCGTCAAGGCCGACTTAGAATCTCTTTTTCCAAACGTATTAGTTGTCTTACGTATTTTAATGACGTTGCCTGTATCTGTTGCATCAGGAGAACGCAGTTTTTCGAAGctcaaaattatcaaaaactaTTTGAGGTCAACGATGAGTCAAGAGCGTTTGGTTGGCTTGGCCACTATTTCTATTGAATCCGAGTTGAGCGCATCTATTAAATATAATGAATTAATCGATGAATTCGCGAGAGTGAAAGCTCGAAAGGTGCCTTTCTTGTAAATCATTGATGTAATATATTCCGCGCAAAAAAGTGGTTTGGAGTCGATAAATACCGAAGAACTGACGCACTACGGGGTCCACTTTCTTtgttctgatatttttttgattttcgttctAAATAACTAGTTACAATATGTAATGGTTTGGAGTCTCTAATTACTGTGGAATTGACGTACCACGGGGTTCATTTTCATAGTAACAACTAAAAGTATCACATCAATTAATAaccaattcaatttttaatacttGTGAGTTCTATGCATATAATGGTTGAGTATATTATCGAAATCAGGTTTTATTGAATTCTCGAATGTTTTTAGTAAATAGTCCAGTGAATAGGCGCTCCCATGGAAGGTTGCACCAGGCGCCACAAGCCTTAGCCACGGCACTGGTCGCATATGTTTATGGAAACTCAGTGATAGCAATAGAGTTCAAGAACCATGAATGTCTTACTCTGGTTCGAggtacaaacgaaaaaaaaagtggtagAAACGGGTACAAACGATTCCGAAGCGATCTCCCTTGGCAGATTTTGATTATCTTCAAAAACAAAGAAGTtgggttttcgaaaaatcaaaaaatgccTATCTTTTTTTGGGTCGAggtacaaacgaaaaaaaagtggtaCAAACGggtacaaacgattctgaagcGAGTACCGTTGGAGAaaaccaaattttcaaaagttggGTGCGagtcattttttgaaaacgcTGTAACTTTTTGTCCTTCGAGGTacgaacaaaaatcaaaatggtACAAACAAGTACAAACGGAGTACAATCGATttcaataatcaaaaaattttttttcgaaagtcgGGTGCCAGGTTCACGTGGGTCGTATGCGGGCGAAAATGATCAACTCCAGACAACAGAAAACTCCTTCCATGAGATTTCTCCCGTGTATTACAAGAGCGGTAGATAAAGTTGACAGCGTGATCGACAACAATTAGAGGTCAGGCAGTACAATTATTAGCAAAGCATTACAGTCATGAATAGCGGTAAGCGGTAAGCGGTAATAGATTTCAGGTGATAATTACAGCGGTAATGCAACGATAGGCGATATTCTCAGCAGAGGGCTGAGATGCGTCACTGACGGCGATATTCGTCGCGGAATTTACAGCGGTAATCAAATATATTGCGGGAAACTGAAGATATCGTAATTCCAACTTATTCTAATGCAACTGCGTTCAGCCAAAACGGTATTAACCCCTGGGAGTTCAAACGTGACACTTTCTAAGATATTCTATTCTACCATGCACAGCGATACAGTTAATAAATTCGTCTAAAAATCAGTGCACCATTCACTATGAGAACTACTATAACATGCGGTAAGGTTCTGATCAAATCAGCGAAAAGGTACAAAGATAGGCAAAGATATGTATGGTTTAGTCGTGAACATATCCAGTATTGACTTATCCAGAGTAGTGTTAATCCCATAGAGAATACGTTACGCTTCCTTTCAAGTTATGTCTTAGGAGAATAAGAACTAAGCAGGATTCACACAATACATCAATTGTGTTTTGAGATTGATATCTTCTTACAGCATTACCGGCATCCCATCCTCAACTACATTCAACCTCGAGAATCAAAATTATTGCCAAGTAATTATTGTGATGCATCCAAGACCAGTTTGCAAGATTCAATTGACAGTCCTATTTATAATGCGTTGCAAACAATCAATAATGAAAGCATAGAAATAGAGCTGAATGTAGGTTGAGTTGTTGTTACTACGTCCGTAAATATGAGAGCCTTGGccctgtataataatatttagtgAGATATCTCTCCCCaacttgaaatataattttttcccttttcagcATCAAAGTTCCTCAGAAACATTATCACCATCCTTCTCACCGTCAGCCGTTTTTACACCATCATCATCAAGGCCATCCACTTCAAACTCCATCATTGTACGATCTGAATCAAATGAATCTAGAAGTGATGAGCCCTCTTTGCTGACACCCAGCAATACAGTAATGATTGATGATCTGAGTGTTCGTCATAATAATCAACAAACCACAAATATTGTAACTGCAACCTTCAGAGCTTCTAACAATTGCATGTTTTTCTCGATACATGACTAATCCAGTGATTTCCCAGAACCTAAACCTATTGTTGACCGGTTCTTGTGACGGAAAACTTATAAAGAAAGTCTATGTagtgtaacgtggcgttttcagccacgttactacggcacccaaatcttccagaatttcctcccgtttttcgttaataactgcagcacaccgaaacgaatcaccaaggctcaattgaaataagagatattccgtatattaAGCTAATTTCCGTTGTTGtttcgaatattctcttatgtgacgtgggaaaataccgacgagttgagccaaggacgacctacgacgacctcccgggcccttttcTCCAAggatacaactctgacgtcgtccgtgccaatcaaaatatcgatgtgcactctctcgcggtggaccggaccaccagctgatgacagcatcgccgacatctcccgcctcccgatctaccgaatcactaccggcgtataggaccgcaagacgacccgtctacgatctcccgctagacgataggtgcgtaagacgctctgctatcgacaaatggatgctacggagacggcgtatagggtggcatggatcgagtagtgtcacctcccgtcccgtaacttactggccaggagccaaaCCAAACCAACATCTACCGTttcggaactgatcccgtcaccgggtaaaacttggtaacctcccgagatgacgttctgcctaggaaggtgtgtaggagccgaggcacaggTGAGCCCAGgcctacattccgactcccgagacgacataggatagagatgttgctcttaggatgaggactccaagtgcctgagtcgacgcagccttggatggccttccaaacgcagacagccagccggtcagtattcaaaagcgagcgcggccgatgaggaagcatggatgatgacgtcagaggagacgagaggcgccgaataggcaaattcaattgtcacccaaagaattgcgccctacacctgtggcctaattaggagagggaatcgccattccggacgatttccgagaaagaagatcttggacaccggcgctcaactcgtcctactctacgagataccgttGTACCGACAGGACGTTTTTAGTTAGATCCTTCAGCACCCGTTAAGATCTTCCTTTTCCAATCTCCTAAATCTACCGTATCTCTACCGTTTTTCACCTCAggtctaccgctaccgttgaatTTAGATTCACTCCTATCCGCCCTTTAGCTTCGAAAGTCTATTTAAATCTAGAGTCAGTTAGAATATTTGTATTaagttagagtcagtgggtgcTAAACTCCTTcaataaggtaaggttttccaccttctgaGAGAGGCACCACGTAGCCTAATGAGGATTGAGAATTGCCCTAaagtattacgtatttttgttttattgtttcgtaagtcggtgggtacgagccccactgcaatttggtacggtccggtccgtttaCGTATTTGGGTTTGAAGCAATTCTGCAATTCCTCCCGGCGCACCTCGTGGTCGAATTAAGTTATCgttcgttttgaaaattgtatttatCTGAGTATTTCgtttggtcttctaccgtttctcccgtgcatttgctgcacgtggaGTCATTTAGTACGTTTCGTAGTTAAgtaaaatttaagtaatacgttaaggaaagccttggtgatatttggtgatgctgtatggtatttcgCTTATAATTTGGTGATTCAGGTGATATGTTTTATCGTATgaatttgtaatttctttgggtaatttATCAAGAGACGCGgtagagtctcgcgccaagtacattcaaaagaaaaaggacgcgCGGGCTACCGAGTATCTATACTGTAACGCATCACATGAAGACCCACGTGATCCGGATAACATGGGGACAATCAGGGTTCCGGTCCCGCCAAGAAAAAGGCCATCAGAGGGCGGCGGGCGGCTGGGCGCCAAACGGAAGATGCGCACAGCGCAAGGCGCAGCTCGAGATGGCGAAATCTAGGGTATAAAAGGCAGCCACCAACCGGGAACGAGGTTGCTCTACCAGCGGTCAGCTGCGAGTCGACACCGGCGCAACTTCACCGTTCAAATTAGCTAGCGAACCAATCTCTCAGATAACCATATTTCATTACGGCATCGCGCCAACAACCTTTTGTTTGTTAGCACCGCGATATCAATTCGGGGTTATCACCCACACATCTTAAAGTATTGGCAAAGGCCGCTTAAATAGTAAAGATAGTTAAATAAGTTAGCTCAGGGCAGATTAAGAattcaattaataattttcgtttagtTTCCGCCGTACAATCGGTACAAACTTGCCAAAGAGAACACTTTTGTAAAAACCAGTGTCATCagacttcttgttttttctttaaatagtaattgttttgatttttctttgtttgatcATTCTATTTGGCCgctgtttttggttttcttttcaccctgTAACAAAGTTCAGTCCTTAGAGCCAGCTTTGGTGGGGCGAGGCGTACAACAGGCAGTACTGGTTGAGCTATAATTGCAATCCGTATCTGATCTTGTGCTCACCGTTCCCCACCCGAGTCTGAATAGACAGGCACGGAGTGCATAAGTGCTCCCTGCTCTGGAGGGGCTATACGACTTTGGTGGAGCATCGTTTCCATCCGAGTTCGGCAGCCATTCGGCCCAATCTGCCCACATCTCCACAGACAGCCTTGGTCCAACTGTGAGTTGACCCGGGTCTGGTTCCCCCGACGCGGCTCTGGTCCAGTATCGGATCCGAGTCCGTATCCTGCCCACATCCCAGCCCACGAGACGTTGATTACACAAGAAGGAGCCGTAAGATAAATAAGTAGTGCAAAAAACCCACCACTACCGGCCGTGTCCCACAAGCTCCGCTTAGGGAACGTCCCGGAAGTTGCAATACCGGTAGGGGATAGGAAAAACGCTGTAGCGCCGACTGTTTCATTAAGTATCTTCCTAAATCATTAGCTTTCTGGTGAATTTGAATACACTTTTGCGATATAATTTGAAGTGAAACTTTCATTTGAGCCTGAATTCAACGGAATCGATGGTCGGAGAGTTGAGATCTGATAATCTTTGATCACCGGCAGACTCATTTCATCAGATTcaccatcgtcgtcatcatcgtacATCCGCTTATATTTTTGCGAATAAGAAACCTTTTCACATAAATGTGATACATAAGGGGAACCCGAAAGTAGTAACTGTCGCGAGTGAGAAAGGTTCTACTTTCTGCCGTCTGGCAGGGAGTGTTAGCGCACCGAGTTTGCAACCACACAACGAATCCTATTCGTTAACCCCCAGAAAGGCAGCGTTTTGATTGGATACCGATCACCGCGCTGGCTGCGTGAGGGATATACAGAACTAGTGGAGGTGAGATGTACGTCGTCTGTTGGAAAGGCTATCATAGCGGCCGTAACGTGACAGTGATAGATTCGTGATCGCTCGAACGTAGGACGTATGGTTGTACGGCACATGGCCCCGTGACGGACCTTTCAGTTTCACAAATGAACCTCAATAAGCGCAGCTCGTTTATCCACCTTATCCATAATTGAAACGTCGGAAGTTCACTCGTCAGAAAGTCGACTACTTGTAAGGTTACGAGGTGACAGCTCGTAAGTAAACGGTAATTGGCAGCGAAAGCGTAATAAAGTTGACAATGCATCGCAATGCAGACGTATTGAATTCAATAAGCAGGGTGTTCAGGGTCGTCGTATCCGCAAGGCAATTACGCGAGTAACAAACATTATTGGTGCGAGTCGATCACAAACTTTGCATTTCTAACGTACCCACTGTATCGAATCAGAACAACTAACATCTTCCCCCAATTCCCAAGCACtacgatatcgaaaaatacagCAGCTCACATTCCGGTGTTACAAATCAAAGGTTCCTAATCCCAC from Athalia rosae chromosome 6, iyAthRosa1.1, whole genome shotgun sequence carries:
- the LOC125501370 gene encoding zinc finger MYM-type protein 1-like → MDRKKKSGWEFRKKRLAQEKELQKYSPISSFLTKPETISKNIPKTVLEPTSSSDRIKNIMTSEPSSVDSECCNSLAVIENIISDAESDTNIEPSSKHRKICDNSHARDDHDVSVFEKIYADPSTWSSLTDQKTRELIVRKGPTQIRNIDFPVHNGRRFSPDYYARSLNNGELVTRPWLIYSKPHNAVFCFCCVLFPNRKSAEHGWPKTGSSDWVHLSRNLSIHEKSASHAAAFKEWKEFDLRLLSNRTIDAENQRAIDREITHWRSVLERIVSIIQFLSSQSLAFRGASEKLYEHNNGNFLKLIELFAKFDPVMAKHISCIINKDTRPYYLSNVIQNEIISLISNKIRNVLLNLIKSAKYYSIILDCTPDISHVEQMSIIIRFVAKQENSNEFEVREHFLGFLPVYDSFGEGLTTTIFEELAKLDIPIENMRGQGYDNGANMKGKRAGVQNRILSVNPRAFFVPCSAHTLNLVVNDAASASGESWGFFQAVQKIYTFFSSSTYRWDVLKKYVTSLTVKSVSDTRWESRIEAVKPLRYQLGEIYDALLEISNDKKKDHVTQHEARSLAISIADFRFICSVVIWYDILSKVNVVSKMLQNPKLNLLECRSMLRETVAFFNQYRSEGGFATVLQEATGIASEVEVEPIVRANAIARIRRKKRTSDYECEDEPISDPKDRFKVDFFYFIIDTAINSTTERFQLLESHCSMFEFLYDIYSSKGRAKEEIMKSCKDLHIALTHSESMDTDAIELCDELINLATLLSSSQTPIQCINYIVKADLESLFPNVLVVLRILMTLPVSVASGERSFSKLKIIKNYLRSTMSQERLVGLATISIESELSASIKYNELIDEFARVKARKVPFL